A genomic region of Sideroxydans sp. CL21 contains the following coding sequences:
- a CDS encoding aromatic ring-hydroxylating dioxygenase subunit alpha, translating into MSEIAKPKQFNPVSAQPPLSWYFDPKVLEVEQRVLLDAGPQYVGHELMVPNLGDYHVVEWMDSAKMLVRNEGGVELLSNICRHRQATMLEGRGNAKTIVCPLHRWTYKNDGELIGAPHFPNNPCLHLNKTPLQNWKGLLFAGKRDIAKDLATMPAFKEIDFSGYMLDRVEVDEYNFNWKTFIEVYQEDYHVVPFHPGLGQLVNCDDLQWTFGEHFSVQTVGINKPLRKPGSPVYEKWTEQVMRYNNGEFPKYGAIWLTYYPNITVEWYPNTLVVSTVVPRGTDACTNIVEFYYPEDIVLFERDYIEAEKKAYRETAVEDDIICLRMHQGRRALYKQGVEEAGPYQSPTEDGMLHFHEFLRRNLEPHLK; encoded by the coding sequence ATGTCCGAAATAGCCAAGCCGAAACAATTCAATCCGGTATCAGCGCAACCGCCGCTGAGCTGGTATTTCGATCCTAAAGTTCTGGAGGTCGAGCAGCGCGTGCTGCTGGATGCCGGGCCGCAATATGTCGGCCATGAATTGATGGTACCCAATCTCGGCGATTATCACGTGGTTGAATGGATGGACAGCGCAAAGATGCTGGTTCGCAACGAAGGCGGCGTGGAGCTGCTTTCCAATATCTGCCGCCATCGCCAGGCCACCATGCTGGAGGGGCGCGGCAACGCAAAGACCATCGTGTGCCCGCTGCATCGCTGGACTTACAAGAACGATGGCGAACTGATCGGGGCCCCGCACTTCCCGAACAACCCCTGCCTGCACCTGAACAAGACGCCCCTGCAAAACTGGAAAGGCCTGCTGTTCGCAGGCAAACGCGATATCGCCAAGGATCTGGCGACCATGCCCGCATTCAAGGAGATCGACTTCTCCGGTTACATGCTGGACCGGGTGGAAGTGGACGAATACAACTTCAACTGGAAGACATTCATCGAGGTTTACCAGGAGGACTACCACGTTGTGCCATTCCATCCCGGACTGGGACAACTCGTGAATTGCGACGATCTCCAATGGACGTTCGGCGAACATTTCAGCGTGCAGACCGTCGGTATCAACAAGCCTCTGCGCAAGCCGGGCAGCCCGGTCTACGAAAAATGGACTGAGCAGGTCATGCGCTACAACAACGGCGAGTTCCCGAAATACGGCGCAATCTGGTTGACCTACTATCCCAACATCACGGTCGAGTGGTATCCGAACACGCTGGTAGTCAGCACTGTCGTCCCCCGCGGCACGGATGCCTGCACCAACATCGTGGAGTTCTACTATCCGGAAGATATCGTGCTGTTCGAGCGCGACTACATCGAAGCCGAGAAGAAGGCATACCGTGAAACGGCGGTCGAGGACGACATCATCTGCCTGCGCATGCATCAGGGTCGCCGCGCCCTGTACAAGCAAGGCGTCGAAGAGGCCGGTCCTTACCAGTCACCGACCGAAGACGGGATGCTGCACTTCCACGAGTTCCTGCGCCGCAATCTGGAACCGCACTTGAAGTAA
- a CDS encoding STAS/SEC14 domain-containing protein, with translation MITIEENSQLVNIAVMGEFTIADFKQFEEHALHKLNAPGKINLLFDLRGMLGYTPDVAWEELKFFRRQHNHDFSKIAVVTDNQWLTWQAWLSRLFVDADIRAFGDYHEAESWARM, from the coding sequence ATGATCACCATTGAAGAAAACAGCCAACTCGTCAATATCGCCGTCATGGGCGAATTCACCATCGCCGATTTCAAGCAGTTTGAAGAGCACGCACTCCACAAACTCAATGCGCCCGGCAAGATCAACCTGCTGTTCGACCTGCGCGGCATGCTCGGCTACACCCCGGATGTCGCATGGGAAGAGCTCAAGTTTTTCCGTCGCCAGCACAACCATGATTTCAGCAAGATCGCGGTCGTCACTGACAACCAATGGCTTACCTGGCAGGCTTGGCTATCGCGATTGTTCGTCGATGCAGACATTCGCGCCTTCGGCGACTACCACGAAGCCGAGAGTTGGGCCCGGATGTAA
- a CDS encoding DMT family transporter, which produces MGALWMLFASLSFACMGVCVKLGTAYFSSSELVFYRCFFGLLFVAAMLLHKRTPLATPHWRSHLWRGLSGTIAMMLYFYCISTLPLASAITLNYTSAIFLSVLTLAVHKDRFHLPLTASLTLGFIGVVLLLHPTFEREQFVSGMLGLASGFLAAVALMNVRQLGLVGEPAVRVVFYFNLVATLFSGAWMAQTEVHPVTLNKLWLLLGMGVLATFAQVAMTHAYRVGQTQVVSTLSYSTIVFASLFGLILWNETLPIDSWFGIALIIGSGMLSLRLAPIHTEAK; this is translated from the coding sequence GTGGGTGCGCTATGGATGTTGTTTGCGAGTTTGTCGTTCGCCTGCATGGGCGTGTGCGTCAAGCTTGGCACGGCGTATTTCTCCAGTAGCGAACTCGTCTTCTACCGCTGCTTCTTCGGCCTGCTGTTCGTGGCCGCCATGCTGTTGCACAAACGCACGCCGCTCGCCACCCCGCACTGGCGCAGCCATCTATGGCGCGGACTGTCCGGCACCATCGCCATGATGCTTTACTTCTACTGCATCTCTACCCTGCCCCTGGCTTCCGCCATCACGCTGAACTACACCTCTGCCATATTCCTTTCGGTGCTCACTTTGGCCGTGCACAAGGATCGTTTCCATCTGCCCCTTACCGCCAGCCTGACGCTTGGTTTCATCGGCGTGGTGTTGCTGCTGCACCCCACCTTCGAGCGCGAACAGTTTGTCAGCGGCATGTTGGGTTTGGCGTCCGGTTTTTTAGCTGCTGTAGCGTTAATGAACGTGCGCCAGCTCGGACTCGTGGGTGAGCCGGCAGTGCGCGTGGTGTTCTATTTCAATCTGGTGGCCACGCTGTTCAGCGGGGCATGGATGGCCCAAACCGAAGTGCATCCGGTCACACTCAACAAGCTGTGGCTATTGCTCGGCATGGGGGTGTTGGCCACCTTTGCCCAGGTCGCCATGACGCACGCCTACCGTGTCGGGCAAACTCAGGTGGTGAGCACGCTGTCATATAGCACCATCGTCTTCGCCAGCCTGTTCGGACTGATACTATGGAATGAGACGCTGCCGATCGACAGCTGGTTCGGCATCGCTCTCATCATCGGCAGCGGCATGTTAAGCTTGCGCCTAGCACCCATCCACACAGAGGCAAAGTAA
- the fdxA gene encoding ferredoxin FdxA: protein MAYVVTENCIKCKYTDCVDVCPVDCFHEGPNFLVIDPDECIDCTLCVAECPANAIYAEDDVPKDQLQFIALNAELAKQWKVIVEKKDAPADADEWLNVKDKLQLLKR from the coding sequence ATGGCTTACGTTGTTACCGAGAACTGCATCAAATGCAAGTACACCGACTGTGTGGATGTGTGCCCGGTGGATTGCTTTCACGAAGGCCCCAACTTTTTGGTGATTGACCCTGATGAGTGCATCGACTGTACGCTGTGCGTGGCAGAATGCCCGGCGAATGCGATCTATGCCGAAGATGATGTGCCGAAGGATCAACTCCAGTTCATCGCCCTCAACGCTGAATTGGCAAAACAATGGAAAGTCATCGTCGAGAAAAAAGACGCACCGGCCGATGCGGACGAATGGCTCAATGTGAAAGACAAACTCCAACTGCTGAAGCGGTGA
- the htpG gene encoding molecular chaperone HtpG, with amino-acid sequence MTEATTASRETLGFQTEVKQLLQLMIHSLYSNREIFLRELISNASDACDKLRFEALHNDALYENASDLNIRVSFDKAARTLTITDSGIGMNRDEVIANLGTIAKSGTREFFTKLSGDQQKDAHLIGQFGVGFYSAFIVADKVSVLTRRAGEKADQGVRWESDGGGEFSIEMVDRAARGTEITLHLREGQDDLLAGYKLREIIRKYSNHIVQPILMQKEEWKDGKYETLAEDETVNQASALWARSKNEITEEQYKEFYKHVGHDFDDPLAWTHARVEGKQEYTQLLYIPGRAPFDMYDRQARHGIKLYVRRVFIMDDAEQLMPQYMRFVRGVVDSADLPLNVSREILQESKDIEAIRKGCTGKVLGLLADLAENDKEKYIKFWGEFGHVLKEGVGEDFANKDKIAGLLRFASTQADTTDETVSLKDYVSRMKDGQEKIYYVTADSFNAAKNSPHLEVFRKKGIEVLLLSARVDEWVVSNLPEFEGKQLVSVAKGGLDLGALEDAAEKQEQEKQADEFKGLTDKIKTSLADKVKEVRVTHRLTDSPACLVADEHDMSGNLARLLKASGQKAPISQPILEINPAHPVVLRLKGEEKRFDDWAAVLFDQALLAEGGQLDDPAGFVKRVNQLMLEMGA; translated from the coding sequence ATGACCGAAGCCACCACCGCCAGCCGCGAAACGCTGGGATTCCAGACCGAAGTCAAACAGCTGCTGCAGTTGATGATCCACTCGCTGTATTCCAACCGCGAGATATTCCTGCGTGAACTGATTTCGAATGCTTCCGACGCCTGCGACAAGCTGCGTTTCGAGGCATTGCATAACGATGCGCTGTACGAGAACGCGTCCGACCTCAATATCCGCGTCAGCTTCGACAAGGCCGCGCGCACCCTGACGATCACCGACAGCGGCATCGGCATGAACCGAGACGAAGTGATCGCCAACCTCGGCACCATCGCCAAATCCGGCACGCGCGAATTCTTCACCAAACTGTCCGGCGACCAGCAGAAAGATGCACACCTGATCGGCCAGTTCGGCGTGGGCTTCTACTCTGCTTTCATCGTGGCCGACAAGGTATCGGTGCTGACGCGCCGTGCGGGCGAAAAGGCCGATCAGGGGGTGCGCTGGGAATCCGATGGTGGCGGCGAGTTCTCCATCGAGATGGTAGACAGGGCCGCGCGCGGTACCGAGATCACGCTGCACCTGCGCGAAGGGCAGGACGACCTGCTCGCCGGTTACAAGCTGCGCGAGATCATCCGAAAATATTCCAACCACATCGTCCAGCCGATCCTGATGCAAAAGGAAGAGTGGAAGGACGGCAAGTACGAAACCCTGGCCGAAGACGAAACCGTCAACCAGGCTTCCGCGCTGTGGGCGCGCTCCAAGAACGAGATCACCGAAGAGCAGTACAAGGAATTCTACAAGCACGTCGGGCACGACTTCGACGATCCGCTGGCGTGGACGCACGCGCGCGTCGAAGGCAAGCAGGAATACACGCAACTGCTGTACATCCCGGGCCGCGCGCCGTTCGACATGTACGACCGTCAGGCGCGCCACGGCATCAAGCTCTATGTGCGCCGCGTGTTCATCATGGACGACGCCGAACAACTGATGCCGCAATACATGCGCTTCGTGCGCGGCGTGGTGGATTCTGCCGATCTGCCTCTCAACGTCTCGCGCGAGATCCTGCAGGAATCGAAGGACATCGAGGCTATTCGGAAGGGGTGTACAGGAAAGGTTTTGGGTCTGCTGGCCGATCTGGCCGAGAACGACAAGGAGAAGTACATCAAGTTCTGGGGCGAGTTCGGCCATGTGCTGAAAGAAGGCGTCGGCGAAGACTTCGCCAACAAGGACAAGATTGCCGGACTGTTGCGTTTTGCCTCGACCCAGGCCGATACCACGGATGAGACGGTGTCGCTGAAGGACTACGTCAGTCGCATGAAGGACGGTCAGGAAAAGATCTATTACGTCACCGCCGACAGCTTCAATGCCGCCAAGAACAGCCCGCACCTCGAAGTGTTCCGCAAGAAGGGTATCGAAGTGCTGCTGCTGTCCGCCCGCGTGGACGAATGGGTGGTGAGCAACCTGCCCGAATTCGAAGGCAAGCAACTGGTATCCGTCGCCAAGGGAGGCCTCGACCTGGGCGCGCTGGAAGACGCAGCCGAGAAGCAGGAGCAGGAAAAACAGGCCGACGAGTTCAAGGGGCTGACCGACAAGATCAAGACCAGCCTCGCGGATAAAGTGAAGGAAGTGCGCGTCACTCACCGTCTGACCGACAGCCCCGCCTGTCTGGTGGCGGACGAGCACGACATGAGCGGCAACCTGGCGCGTTTGCTGAAGGCATCCGGCCAGAAAGCGCCGATCTCGCAGCCCATCCTTGAGATCAACCCTGCCCATCCGGTGGTATTGCGCCTGAAGGGAGAAGAGAAGCGTTTCGACGATTGGGCTGCTGTGCTGTTCGACCAGGCACTGCTCGCTGAAGGCGGCCAGCTCGACGATCCTGCCGGCTTCGTCAAGCGCGTGAACCAGCTGATGCTGGAGATGGGCGCCTGA
- a CDS encoding polyprenyl synthetase family protein, with the protein MSDFSFWVSAHQSRFEDTLKRLLPQAEVAPQRLHAAMRYSVLEGGKRVRPLLAFAAGELSGAPVERVEIAAAAVELIHAYSLVHDDMPCMDDDVLRRGKPTCHVEYDEATALLVGDALQSLAFQLLSEHRLNEDAAKQLQMVKLLAIASGSRGMAGGQAIDLASVGKQLTLPELEQMHIHKTGALIRASILLGAHCGNLDQTQLDKLDRYGKCIGLAFQVVDDVLDSEADTATLGKTAGKDANNDKPTYVTLLGVQAAKKMAAELHGDALDTLVEFGAAAQRLRELADFIVKRKY; encoded by the coding sequence ATGTCAGACTTCTCATTTTGGGTATCCGCCCATCAATCCCGTTTTGAAGATACTTTGAAGCGTTTGCTGCCGCAGGCCGAGGTCGCGCCGCAACGCCTGCATGCCGCGATGCGCTATAGCGTGCTGGAAGGCGGCAAGCGCGTGCGTCCGTTGCTGGCTTTTGCGGCGGGAGAATTGAGCGGTGCGCCGGTCGAGCGTGTCGAGATCGCCGCGGCCGCCGTCGAACTGATACACGCCTATTCGCTGGTGCACGACGACATGCCCTGCATGGACGACGATGTGCTGCGCCGCGGCAAACCGACCTGTCATGTCGAATACGATGAAGCCACCGCGCTGCTGGTGGGAGATGCGCTGCAAAGCCTGGCCTTCCAGTTGCTGTCCGAACATCGCCTGAACGAGGATGCAGCCAAACAATTGCAGATGGTCAAACTGCTGGCCATCGCTTCCGGTTCGCGCGGCATGGCGGGCGGGCAGGCCATCGATCTGGCCAGTGTGGGAAAGCAGTTGACCCTGCCCGAACTGGAGCAGATGCATATCCACAAGACCGGCGCGCTGATTCGCGCCTCCATCCTGCTTGGAGCGCATTGCGGAAATCTGGACCAGACGCAACTCGACAAGCTCGATCGCTACGGAAAATGCATAGGGCTGGCCTTCCAGGTGGTGGATGATGTGCTCGACAGCGAAGCGGATACTGCGACCCTGGGCAAGACTGCCGGCAAGGATGCAAACAACGACAAGCCGACTTATGTGACACTGCTGGGAGTGCAGGCTGCAAAGAAAATGGCAGCAGAGCTGCATGGTGATGCGCTGGATACTCTGGTTGAGTTTGGTGCGGCGGCTCAGCGCCTGCGTGAGTTGGCCGACTTCATCGTGAAGAGAAAGTACTAA
- a CDS encoding c-type cytochrome, giving the protein MVNSRIVAAIASMMVFSTTVYAEDTPGIGIPPAIQSEVKALGCDACHGWERTKFGPSWQNVADRYRGQTSYIYKGFNINSAGEKLPLVPGLVKKISKGGKGEWNEYIPMVQNDPKGTHVNEITDIVNFILSIPPKK; this is encoded by the coding sequence ATGGTTAACAGCAGGATAGTGGCGGCGATTGCCTCAATGATGGTCTTCAGTACGACTGTGTACGCTGAAGATACTCCGGGAATTGGAATTCCTCCCGCGATACAGTCCGAGGTAAAGGCGCTTGGATGTGATGCTTGTCACGGGTGGGAACGAACCAAATTCGGACCATCATGGCAGAATGTTGCTGACCGGTATCGCGGCCAGACAAGTTACATTTACAAGGGATTCAACATCAACAGCGCTGGTGAAAAACTGCCCCTTGTGCCGGGACTGGTGAAAAAAATATCAAAGGGCGGCAAAGGCGAGTGGAATGAATACATTCCCATGGTCCAAAACGACCCCAAAGGGACTCATGTAAATGAGATCACCGACATCGTCAATTTCATTCTTTCCATTCCCCCGAAGAAATAG
- a CDS encoding type 1 glutamine amidotransferase — MKPIAIFRHSPTEGAGYFALFLNRHAIPWQMIHIDQGEAVPADAAVFSGLVFMGGPMSVNDDLPWMPKVAALIRDAVARDIPLLGHCLGGQLMSKALGGAVTKNPVKELGWGEVTVADNVAAHEWFGDIKRFDSFHWHGETFSLPPGAVPLLSSPYCANQAYAIGKHLGMQCHVEMTEQMIHDWCENGADEIAANLHSPAVQSAEIMQAQMHDKLPGLHDVAERLYRHWLQGLAH; from the coding sequence ATGAAACCCATCGCCATCTTCCGCCATTCCCCTACCGAAGGTGCAGGCTATTTCGCGCTGTTCCTCAACCGGCACGCCATCCCTTGGCAAATGATTCACATCGACCAGGGCGAAGCGGTGCCCGCAGATGCCGCGGTGTTCTCCGGCCTGGTATTCATGGGTGGGCCGATGAGTGTCAACGACGACCTGCCCTGGATGCCGAAGGTGGCGGCGTTGATCCGCGATGCCGTGGCTCGCGACATTCCGCTGCTTGGTCACTGCCTGGGTGGGCAGCTCATGTCCAAGGCGCTGGGCGGTGCGGTGACGAAGAATCCGGTGAAAGAGCTCGGCTGGGGCGAGGTGACCGTGGCCGATAACGTTGCTGCACATGAATGGTTCGGCGACATCAAACGTTTCGATTCATTCCACTGGCACGGCGAGACCTTTTCGCTGCCGCCGGGGGCGGTGCCTCTGCTGTCCAGCCCGTATTGCGCGAATCAGGCGTACGCCATCGGCAAGCACCTCGGCATGCAATGTCATGTCGAGATGACTGAACAGATGATCCACGACTGGTGCGAGAACGGGGCAGATGAGATCGCTGCCAATCTGCACAGTCCGGCAGTACAATCGGCAGAAATAATGCAAGCGCAGATGCACGACAAATTGCCCGGCCTGCATGATGTGGCGGAGCGGCTGTACCGGCATTGGCTGCAAGGTCTGGCGCACTAA
- the rpmB gene encoding 50S ribosomal protein L28: protein MARVCQVTGKKPMVGNNISHANNKTKRRFLPNLQRRRLWVESENRWVALRLTNAGLRTIDKNGIDAVLFEMRARGEKI, encoded by the coding sequence ATGGCACGCGTCTGTCAAGTAACTGGGAAAAAGCCCATGGTGGGCAACAACATTTCCCACGCAAACAATAAAACCAAGCGCCGTTTCTTGCCGAATCTGCAACGCCGCCGCTTGTGGGTAGAGTCTGAAAACCGTTGGGTGGCTTTGCGCCTGACCAATGCCGGTCTGCGTACCATCGACAAGAACGGCATCGACGCCGTCCTGTTTGAGATGCGTGCTCGCGGCGAGAAGATCTAA
- a CDS encoding exodeoxyribonuclease VII small subunit translates to MAAKSSKTQSFETALAELEQVVADMESGKLTLEDSLAAYKRGAELLSFCRSRLDDAQQQVRVLEDGVLKDFSASGDANKD, encoded by the coding sequence ATGGCGGCAAAATCCAGCAAGACACAGAGTTTCGAAACGGCGCTGGCAGAGTTGGAGCAAGTGGTGGCGGACATGGAGTCCGGCAAGCTGACGCTGGAGGACTCGCTGGCAGCCTACAAGCGCGGTGCTGAACTGTTGTCGTTCTGCCGGTCCCGCCTGGACGATGCGCAGCAGCAGGTGCGTGTGCTGGAAGACGGTGTGCTCAAGGACTTCAGCGCATCGGGCGATGCAAACAAAGATTGA
- the folE2 gene encoding GTP cyclohydrolase FolE2 — protein sequence MNSIETIADVQNSADTRHLAINKVGIKSIRHPVLVKDKSGGVQHTIATFNMYVHLPHNFKGTHMSRFVQILNQHGREITVESFEGILREMTDKLEAKSGYIEMAFPYFINKTAPVSEVQSLLDYDVTFIGEIVEGKYRFNMKVQIPVTSLCPCSKEISERGAHNQRSHVTITVRTRKSVWIEEVVRFAEEQASSELYGLLKRPDEKFVTERAYDNPKFVEDMVRDVAAVLNADERIEAYVVESENFESIHNHSAYALIERDKTQG from the coding sequence ATGAATTCGATAGAAACGATAGCAGACGTACAAAACAGCGCCGATACGCGCCATTTGGCGATCAACAAGGTTGGCATCAAGAGCATCCGTCACCCCGTCCTTGTCAAAGACAAGAGCGGGGGCGTGCAGCACACCATTGCCACATTCAATATGTATGTGCACCTGCCGCACAACTTCAAAGGCACGCACATGTCGCGCTTTGTGCAGATATTGAACCAGCACGGACGCGAGATCACGGTGGAATCGTTCGAAGGTATCCTGCGCGAGATGACGGACAAGCTGGAGGCGAAATCCGGTTACATCGAAATGGCATTCCCCTACTTCATCAACAAGACCGCACCGGTCTCCGAAGTGCAAAGCCTGCTCGACTACGACGTCACTTTCATCGGCGAGATCGTTGAGGGCAAGTATCGCTTCAACATGAAGGTACAGATCCCGGTGACCAGTTTGTGCCCCTGTTCCAAGGAGATCTCCGAGCGCGGTGCGCACAACCAGCGCTCGCACGTCACCATCACCGTGCGCACCAGGAAATCGGTATGGATCGAAGAAGTGGTGCGCTTTGCCGAAGAGCAGGCGTCGAGCGAACTGTACGGCTTGCTGAAACGCCCCGACGAGAAGTTCGTCACCGAACGCGCGTACGACAACCCCAAGTTCGTCGAGGACATGGTGCGCGATGTGGCGGCAGTGCTGAATGCGGATGAACGTATCGAGGCGTATGTCGTCGAGTCGGAGAACTTTGAATCCATACACAATCATTCTGCCTACGCCCTGATCGAGCGGGACAAAACCCAGGGTTGA
- the rpmG gene encoding 50S ribosomal protein L33, whose protein sequence is MAKGAREKIKLESSAGTGHFYTTNKNKRTTPEKLEFLKFDPVARKHVAYKETKLK, encoded by the coding sequence GTGGCAAAAGGCGCACGCGAAAAGATAAAACTGGAATCCTCGGCTGGTACCGGGCATTTCTACACGACAAACAAGAACAAACGCACCACCCCGGAAAAGCTTGAATTCCTGAAGTTCGACCCGGTGGCACGCAAGCATGTCGCATACAAGGAAACCAAGCTGAAGTAA
- the dxs gene encoding 1-deoxy-D-xylulose-5-phosphate synthase translates to MYPLLETINSPDDLRKLDRAQLPQLTDELRAFLIESVSKTGGHLSSNLGTVELTVALHYIYNTPEDRLVWDVGHQTYAHKILTGRRAAMSGLRMAHGISGFPKRNESPYDAFGTGHSSTSISAALGMAVAAQLAGKENRSVAIIGDGAMSGGMAFEALNNAGAMDANLLVILNDNDMSISRPVGALNNYLAKLMSGRFYAAMRRSSEKMLKGMPPVLEFAKRAEEHVKGMVTPGTLFEEFGFNYIGPIDGHDLNVLVDTLSNIRQLEGPQFLHIVTQKGKGYPQAEDDCVLYHGVGKFDPSHGITAKPSTKVTYTQVFGDWLCDMAEQDARLVGITPAMCEGSGLVEFAQKYPQRYFDVGIAEQHALTFAAGLACDGSKPVVAIYSTFLQRAYDQLIHDIAIQNLPVMFAIDRGGLVGADGATHAGSFDLSYLRCIPNMTVMAPSDENECRQMLSTAFHLDAPSAVRYPRGTGPGVSVQKSLQPIAVGKGEVRRQGKKVAILAFGSMLAPALQAAEQLDATVANMRFVKPLDEELVLKLAGAHTLLVTVEENTLQGGAGSAVAECLARHGINVPVLHLGLPDEFLEQGDPAQMLSDCGLDANGIAGSIGKKLAS, encoded by the coding sequence ATGTATCCCTTGCTTGAAACCATCAACTCCCCGGACGATTTGCGCAAGCTCGATCGCGCGCAATTGCCGCAACTCACGGATGAATTGCGCGCCTTCCTGATCGAATCGGTCAGCAAGACCGGCGGACATCTTTCTTCCAACCTCGGCACGGTGGAATTGACCGTCGCATTGCATTACATCTACAACACGCCGGAAGACCGGCTGGTATGGGATGTCGGTCACCAGACCTATGCGCACAAGATACTGACCGGGCGCCGTGCCGCGATGAGCGGGCTGCGCATGGCGCACGGCATCTCCGGTTTTCCCAAGCGCAATGAGAGCCCCTATGACGCTTTCGGGACCGGTCATTCCAGCACTTCCATTTCCGCCGCGCTGGGTATGGCGGTAGCGGCCCAGTTGGCCGGAAAAGAGAACCGCTCCGTCGCCATTATCGGCGATGGCGCGATGTCCGGCGGGATGGCATTCGAAGCACTGAACAACGCGGGTGCAATGGACGCCAACCTGCTGGTGATCCTCAATGACAACGACATGTCCATCTCGCGCCCGGTCGGCGCCCTGAATAATTACCTGGCAAAGCTGATGTCGGGCCGCTTTTATGCGGCGATGCGGCGCAGCAGCGAAAAAATGTTGAAGGGTATGCCGCCGGTGCTGGAATTCGCCAAGCGCGCCGAAGAACACGTCAAGGGCATGGTCACACCCGGTACCTTGTTCGAAGAGTTTGGCTTCAACTACATCGGCCCCATCGACGGTCACGATCTCAATGTACTGGTTGATACCTTAAGCAACATCCGCCAGCTGGAAGGCCCGCAGTTCCTGCATATCGTCACGCAAAAGGGCAAGGGCTATCCTCAAGCCGAAGACGATTGCGTGCTGTATCACGGCGTCGGCAAGTTCGATCCCAGCCATGGCATCACAGCCAAACCCAGCACCAAAGTGACCTACACGCAGGTGTTCGGAGACTGGCTATGCGACATGGCGGAACAGGACGCACGTCTGGTCGGCATCACGCCCGCGATGTGCGAAGGTTCCGGCCTGGTCGAGTTCGCGCAGAAATACCCGCAGCGTTATTTTGATGTGGGTATCGCCGAGCAGCATGCCCTTACTTTTGCAGCCGGTTTGGCTTGCGATGGTTCCAAGCCGGTGGTGGCTATCTATTCCACCTTTCTGCAACGCGCTTACGACCAGCTTATCCACGATATCGCCATCCAGAACCTGCCGGTGATGTTTGCCATCGATCGCGGCGGACTGGTCGGTGCCGACGGCGCGACACATGCGGGCAGTTTCGATCTGAGCTATCTGCGCTGCATTCCCAACATGACCGTGATGGCACCCTCCGACGAAAACGAATGTCGGCAGATGTTGAGCACCGCTTTCCACCTCGATGCGCCGAGTGCGGTGCGCTATCCGCGCGGCACGGGGCCGGGAGTCTCCGTACAGAAGAGTTTGCAGCCTATCGCCGTGGGCAAAGGCGAAGTGCGTCGTCAGGGCAAAAAGGTAGCCATTCTCGCCTTTGGCTCCATGCTCGCTCCCGCCTTGCAGGCGGCAGAGCAGCTCGATGCCACCGTTGCCAACATGCGTTTCGTCAAGCCGCTGGACGAGGAACTGGTGTTGAAGCTCGCGGGCGCACATACTTTGCTGGTCACTGTGGAAGAAAACACCCTACAGGGCGGTGCCGGCAGCGCAGTGGCGGAATGTCTGGCGCGGCACGGCATCAACGTCCCAGTGTTGCATCTGGGCCTGCCGGACGAATTCCTTGAACAGGGTGATCCTGCTCAAATGCTGTCTGATTGCGGACTGGATGCGAATGGCATTGCAGGCTCTATCGGCAAAAAGTTGGCCAGTTGA